TGCACTGGACTTGTTGCGCGAGCTGGGCGAGGCCGATGACCGCAGCGACCGATCGCATTGGGATCTGCCGTCCATTACGCCGCACTGGCAGAACCGGGGTTTCCGCGACTGGGTGAGCCTGATCGAGTTGCTGCGCGATGCGTGGCTGGCGCTTCGCGCCAACAGCAGTGCACGCGCGACGCGAATAGCGCAGGACTGGTTCGAGTTGCCGTATCCCACCTTCAAACGACTCGCCTTATTCGCTGCCAGTGAGGATGACTGCATCCCGCCCGAGCAGTGGGTGGATTGGCTGCTGGCCGATAGCGCGTGGTGGCTGTGGTCAATCGATACGAGGCGGGAGGTGTTCAGGCTGTTCGTCCTGCAGGGGCACCTATTGGCTGGAGCCGCTCAGGAACGTTTGGAAGCGGCCATACTGAGAGGCCCGCCGCGCGAGATGTACAGGGATGATCTGGAACCAGAACGGTGGCAAGAGTTGGTCGCCCACTCCGTCTGGGTGCATTTGGCCAAATTGAATGCCTCGGGCCTCGCGCTGGGGGTACCCGCTGCGGCGCGCTTGGCGGAATTATCCAATGCCCACCCGGAATGGCAGTTGGCGGCCAATGAGCGCGACGAGTTTTCCCACTGGATGAGTGGCACCGGCGATCCGGATTATGAAGAAAGGCGTGATGTCGACATTGCACCTCGAAAGCGGCGTGAACTCGTTCAATGGCTTACAAAGTCGAAACCCGAACGGCGACCATTCTACGAGGACACGTGGTGCGATGTCTGCCGCACCCGCTTCTTTCACAGCCTGTACGCGCTATGCGAGCTGGCACGTAATGACGTATGGCCGGTCGGACGATGGCGTGAAGCAATGCAGGTCTGGGCCGAAGAAGGCATGGTACTACGGTCGTGGCGCTATGCCGCGCCGCTGGTTCGGACTATGCCCGACATCGTCATCCAGGAGATCCTCCACAGTGTGACGTGGTGGATCGAGGCCGCATCCAAGGCAATCAACCGCCACGAGGACATTCTGCTGAACCTGTGCCGCCGAGTTCTGGAGCTACCACTGGAAGCAGGCACTGGCATAAAGCGCAATGAAGAGCCGCTTGACCAACCCGTTACAGAAGCAATCAATCATCCGGTCGGGCATGTCACGCAGGCGTTGATCAACCTTTGGTTCAAACGCAATCCGAACGACAACGATCAGCTTCCAACCGACATCAAGCCCTTCTTCACGGAAATCTGCGATGTACAAGTGGATCGGTTCCGCCACGGCCGGGTACTGCTGGGTGCGCATTTGATCGCGATCTTCCGCGTTGATCGCGCTTGGGCCGAGCAACACCTCTTGCCGCTGTTTAGCTGGAGCAATCCGGTTGAAGCAAAAGCCGTGTGGGAAGGTTTCCTGTGGTCACCCCGCCTGTACCAGCCTTTGCTTAAGGTCCTTAAACCTCAGTTGCTGGAGAGCGCAAATCACTACACCGACTTGGGCGGACACCGACAACAGTTCGCGGCCTTCCTGACGTACACAGCATTGGGTCCGACCGATGGATACACCGTGGATGACTTTCGATCCGCGATTGGCGCGCTACCTCAAGAAGGGCTGGAGGAATGTGCACAAGCGCTATCGCAGGCACTTGAAGGCGCCGCCGATCAGCGCGAGGACTATTGGAAGAATCGTGTCCAGCCGTTCTGGCAACAGGTCTGGCCCAAGTCACGCGACCTAGCCACTCCGCGAATCGCCGAATCCTTGACCCGACTGATCATTGCCGCCCGAGGCGAATTCCCTGCGGCCTTGGCAGCGGTGCAGGACTGGTTGCAACCGATAGAACATCCATACTATGTTGTCCATCTGCTGCACGAATCCGGTCTGTGCAGACAATACCCGGCGGAGGCTCTGCAGCTGCTGGACGCCGTCATTGCCAACCAACAGTGGGCCCCTCAAGAGTTCGGGCAATGTCTGGACGAAATCGCGCAGGTCGCGCCACAGCTTGCGCAAGATGCCAGATACCAGCGATTAAGTGAATACTTCCGGAGGCTTGGCATGTGAAAATAAGGGGAATCGGTTCACACAATAACTGGGGTCTAACGAATAAGGATAGATCGTGAGAGCGAAGCGATCCACGATCTTATTCTGTGGTTGGACGAGCCCGTTCAACAATTGCTTTCAGCGGACGGTCGGAAGCCGGCAGCCGCTGAAGCATATGTTCTCGGCGGCTGAGCCGCCGAGAATCGCGGTGCTGACTTCGTCAAGTACCTTGCGCTGGCGCCTTGCGCCAGAACAAGGTACTTGACCGGACACCGCACACCGATCAACCAGACTATGTATGTTTGATCGGCGCACGCCGCCGGTCAGGACCGCGATTGGGCTGCGCGTCTCTAGCAGACATTGGTCTTGAGTGATCCGATGAAGATCCCATCACCTGCCGAATTGAAGAAAGGCTATGAAGAGTTCCAGCGACGAGAGAAGCGGGACGCAATGTACAAAGTCGCGTCTTTCCTCACTGCTTATTTCTGGGGAAAACCTGCGGAAATATCTGATAGCTTGGGCGGTGGTGTAAGATTTTTTGTGTAAATTCTAAGCAGTAGAAAAAAGGGCACTTTTCCGTTAAGAGAGGGTTTTGCCAAAAACAACCTCAAAGAAAGGAAAAGCGCCCAATGAGAATCGAGATCAGTGTACCCGAGGTAGTAAGCATTTTCAAAGAGATTCAGCAAAACCCGGAGCAGATATTCCAGATGGTTCGGCTGGATGTAAAGGAAATAGTTGGACGGTATCTTTCTGAGATGATGAATGCCGAGCTCACCCATTTCCTCGGAAGAGAGCCCTACGAGAGGAAAGATCCAGGTGAGGCGGAGCCGGGAGCCGCCAATTACCGAAACGGCTCCTACGTAAGAAGATTTACTCTCAAGGAGATAGGGGAGGTTTCGACCAAGGTCCCTCGGGATAGAAACGGTGAGTACCACACGCAGGTTCTTCCCCGTTCGAAGCAGTATGAGAGCGAGATAGCCCACGATCTGTGTCTGATGTTTCTGGGTGGGGTGAGCACGCGGACTCTGGCCATGATGACCGAGCGGCTCGTCGGAAGAAAGATCTCCCACACCGAGATCAGCCAGGCAAACGGTGAGCTTAAAGAAGCCGTGGAGAAGTGGAGAAACAGGGACCTGTCGCAAGAACCGGTAAAGTATCTGTTCGTCGACGGGGTCAACTTCGCTATGAGGATGGGAGATTCCATAGAGAAGGTCCCGGTGCTTGTTGTCATTGGAGTGACCGAGCAGGGGTGCCGGTTTGTGCTTGGGTTGCAGGCGGGAGACAAGGAATCGGCCCCCACATGGAGAGAGTTCTTCAAAGATCTTAAAAGAAGAGGCCTTGATGCTTCCAGGATCACTTTGGGGGTGATGGATGGGCTGCCCGGGCTGGAGGCCGTCTTCAAGGAAGAGTTTCCCAAAGCGAAGATCCAACGCTGCCAGGTTCATGTTGCCCGAAACGTTCTGGCCAAGGTTCCTCAGAAGTTCAAACAAGAGGTGGCAGACGGGATGAGGTCCATCTTCTATGCCTCCTGTCCGGACAAGGCCCGGGAGTTCTTCAAGGAATTCAAGGAAAGATGGGAAAAGCATGTCCCATCCGCGGTGAAATGTCTGGAGAAGAGCCTGGATGCGTGCCTTACCTTCTTCCACTTCCCTGAAGAAGAATGGATCTCTCTTCGAACCACCAACATCATCGAAAGGCTCAACAAGGAGTTTCGCAGAAGGACCAGGCCGATGGAGATCGTGGCAGGTGAGCAGTCCTGTTACACCCTCCTTGCATTCATTGCATTGAAGATGGAGCTCCACTGGAGGTCCAATCCTCTCGGAAAAGTCGCTAAAAATCTGCCCTTTTGGAAGCAGTTGGAGGGGTAATGAATTTACACAAAATCGTTGACACTACCGGAGGGGGGAGAGGGGGATTTTTTTGACCTTCGTTAATCTTCCCCTCGTTCCCAAGCTCAGGCTTCGGAACGGGCTGCCGGGGAAGTTCCGGCTTCGCCTCCATATAAAGGATTTGAACGATTGCATGGTCTTCGGTGGGTGAACACCGGGATGCACGCCACAATAGTAGATGTGACGAAGTAAGGGTATTCGTGTCCTTTGTTATGGATTTTGTAGCGGGTCCGCATGGGTCGCGGCCTCATGGGAAGCGAAGCTCGAGCTTCTGCACGCTTGTGTTCCCAAGCTGGAGCTTGGGAACAAGGTGGATACCCCTGGCCCTGCTCTGGTTCGGCATCGGGGACCGCTCAGCGGTCTTTCTCATATATCTGTCGGTCGTTCTCCCCCTCACGGTCTTCACCACGAGCGGCATCCACCGCATTCGGCCCGACTACAGGATGGTGGCACAATACTACGGGATCACGGGCTGGGAGCTGGCCCGGACGGTGATCCTTCCGGGCGCCTTCCCGGAGATTGTGGTGGGTCTCAGGATCACGCTCGCCACTGCCTGGCTCGTGATCCTCGCGGCGGAGATGATTGGCGTGCGCTAGGGACTTGGCTATCTCCTCCTCGACGCCCGAAACTCCCTCAGAATGGATCTCGTAATCGGGGGCATGCTCGTGATCGGAGGTATCGGCCTCCTCCTCGACATCCTCATCTCCCTCCTCGGACGCCTTCCGGAGGCCCGGTGGCCCCGAAGGGAACGGTGACCGAGATCATTGTCGACCACGTCTCCAAGGTCTACCGGGGGCGGAGAAGAAAGAGGTTCGACCCACGTGCATGCAGATTCGGCGAGACATGTACTGTCATCGAAGGTGTCAGCTTTACCGTGGCCTCCCGGGCCCTTGTCTGTTTCCTTGGGCCGTCCGGGTGCGGAAAATCCACGCTCCTTCGCATGATCGCAGGGTTTGCCACCCCCTCGGCTCGCCAAATCCTGGTGGACGGAAAGGTCGTCAGCGGCCCGCAGAGAGGCCATATCTTTGTCTCTCAGGAAGACGGGCTCTTTCCCTGGATGAGGGCCCGGGAAAACGTGGCCATGGGCGCACGCCGTTATCCGGATAAACGGGAACGGCAAGCGCGGGTCCTGGAGTACCTGGATCTGGTAGGGCTCGCCGGTTTTGAAAACCACTAACCCTACGAACTCTCGGGAGGGATGCGAAGACGCGTGGAGATCGCCCGGGCCCTCATCGCAAACCCCGAAATCCTCTTCCTCGACGAACCCTTCGGTGCACTGGACTTCGACACCCGCATGCAGATGCGGGAAGAAATCCTGAACGTCCACGCCATGTTCCCCACAACGATCCTCTTCATCACCCACGATATCGACGAGGCCCTCCAGCTCGGGGATCATGTCATCGTCCTGAGTGAACGGCCGAGCCGGATTCTGGAGGACTTGCACCTATCCCATCCCCACCCGCGAGACGTCACGAAAGACGAACTTGCCCGGCTCAGGCACCGGATCCACTTCCTGATGGGGCTCCACAGCGCATTGTAATTCCATCTGTCTGGAAAATTGCCTGGATCCTTGAGCCGGAGGACTGGGCATTTGTTCCGCCAACGTAAACCACAATGTCCTTATTATTATAGTTGATTTTGTCCATGACCTTACCCAGGGCGGCATAGTTTCAAACGCAATAAGGGGCCGGACAAAAAAGTTTTTGCCGGCCCCGAGATCAGAAGACAACTGCCCTCAAGTCTTAGTTTATTTCACCTCAAAGACCTTGACCTCTTGAATGTTATGGCCGTACATGTCCTTACCCCATACGGTCACGCTGTGAACCCCCTGTTCCAGGTCGGTCGGTACCTGACAGACAAAAAGATGTGTTGATCTATCTTCCACAGTCCACAGCCATTCGTCCAACTTAACTGCGTTACCAGGACCGAAGTTTGTGCCCATGTATATGTTGTTATCCCATATCTTGTTCCAGAGCGAAAAGCCTGGCACACCCCGAAGAACATAAAGCTGCAAGGCAAGTGCATAGGGATCCTTCATTTCAAGGGTCCAATTGGCCTCGACCGGTCTGCGATTATCAAAGCTGCAGTAGTAATTGTCGTGCATGGATGCGCCCCAGATGTTTGCCACCAGGAGCGCTGATGCCGTATCCTCCAAGACATCGCGAAATTCCAAATCGTTGATGGTGGCCGAGGTATCTCCGGAAGCGATGCGATCGTACCAGCCCATGAAGTCCAGCGTCAGAAAAGACAGGTTCATTTGCTTGTCAAAAGGTTTCCCGTGGGCTTTGTAAATTTCCTCGTATTTGTTGCCCTGGAAGGAGAACACCATATAGCCGCGAGGCGTACCGTCCCGCATGTAGGAAATGGGAATGCCCGCTTCGTCAAAATCGCCGGACCACCAGCTTCCGCAAGCAGCACCGACAATGATCTGATTGAACGGCGTGGGCTGGCCCCAACCCACCAATTCATCGCCAGGGGCAAAATGAGAGAGCGTGTGCGTATGGCCAGCCATGGAAACCACCTTGCGACCTTTCAGGAGGGCATACAGCTCCTCGCGATTGTCAACCTGGTGCTGGCTGCTCGTTCGATCCACATCCGACACGATGGGAATATGCATGTTGAGGACTATGAGCTTGTCCATCGGCACATGGGCAAGATCATTGGCCAGCCACTCCATTTGAGTGTCATCGATTTTGCCGTTGTAGCTACCATTATGGATCGGGGAAGGATACTCAACATCATCCAGTACCACGAAGTGAACATCGCCGTAGTTGAAAGAATAGTAAGTTGCTCCAATATAGCTTTTATGTGTATCAAAAGAGTCCCTGTCACTGGTGGCGTCAAAATCAAGATCATGATTTCCCGGGACATAGTACACAGGAATTCCCATCTGCCCCATGACATCCAGATAGCGGGGGAACAAGCTTAAGTCATCACCCAAATTATCGCCCATGGAGATACAAAAAAGGGCATCAGTGCCCTGAACCTCTTTTACCAGGGAGTTTCTCAGATAGTTGATTTCGCGATCGTTATAAACCTGTGTATCACCGGTCACGATTACATTAAATTTTTGGTCATCCTTGACTTTATACAAGGGAAAATCAACGTTCGCAGGCAGGGGACCGGTTGGTTCCAATCCGCGGAATCTCTGAATCTCCGAAGGGGAACCGGCTGGTTTGTGTATATATGAAAACTGCGGAATATTGTCTTCGTTTACTGGAGTCATCCAACCGCTGGGCTTGCTGACAAAAACCACCATATCTTCGTAGGCCGGCAATCTATATATGCCGTTTTTTGTAGTTTTTACGACCTCTTTTCCGTTGGAAACGCATACATCTTCAATACCAGGTTCACCCCTGTCCTGTACGCCATTTTGGTTTTTGTCCCAAAACACATTGCCCGTGACCATATCTTCAGCAAACACATCGGCTGTCAGCATGACGGCAAGCGACACAGCAATCCCAGTAATTCCTGCTCTTTTCATTTTTTCTCTCCCCTGATAGAAAAATTGTTAAACAAATGATAACTGTGAGTTGTTGTTCGAACTTTATGAGTTCCTTAAGATCTGCCACATATCATCATCTTTGACCCCTGCCTGAACTTTTTTCACCTCCTATTGATGTTCAAGCCCATGCAATTGTCGTAATACGTCACTGTAGCAGGCCAGTCGGAGAAGATGCCCAGAATTTTCACCTCCTTGGCCAGTACGTCCAAGGCCTTGTACATATCGCTGTCCTTTCTGATTGCCTTGCCCGTAGGATCGAAGTCATAATAATAGCCAGCCTTAGATGCGCCATGGCGCAGATCGGACCGCTCCAGGGTCCAGGTGATAATGTCAAAGCCCATACGCTTCAGGTGCTTGGCAAGTTTTGAGGGCACGATGTCGCCTTTGCTGCTGAGCGTCAGCAGGGCAGGCATTGGTGGTGCTATGATGTTGACGCCGCGTTTCTTCAACATCATAAAAAACTCCATCCGGTCCATGGTGTCGTAGGGAGCCTGGATGATGATGTCGTCCTTGTTGGTGTCGTAATCCAGCAGATAGACGGCCTGTTTGCCGTAGTTGGTGTTATCAATCCAGTAAAACACATCCTCGAGGTTGAAGGATTGCGGCCAGGTATCCCTCGGTGCGACGCCAGCGTCTTCCATGGTGTCGGCGAACTTCTGGGCGTACTGCTCCTGCCCTCCAAAGATGGCGTTGATGCGATCCTGATGGGTTGCGTTCTTTAGCTCCGGAGTATGTTTAACACCGAGCGCTTGGTTCATGGCGATACTCTCCTTAAACGTCATCACGTGAGCGCGGCCCGTGTATAGGTCTGTTCGCCATCCGGCGGTGCCCCCCAAATAGCCCTCAGGCGTGGTGGCCTTGGGGTCGCTGGCGTCCATCTTGGCCTTGAGGCCCTTGAACTCCTCCAGGGTAAGGTCGCTTGTGCAGCACATGGGAGCCGGATGATCGGCGTCCACAGGGCCCGTCCATGGTACGGTGCACTTGTCGTTCAAAGGGGTGGCGACGATGTTGGTGGTGGTGTGCAGATCGCACTCGCTGTGGCGACACACCAACTCCCCGTCCTTGGTGAAAGTAACATCACATTCGACGATACCGGCGCCCATGCGGGCAGCGGCCATATAGGACACGTCGGAATGCTCGGGGAACTGCAAAGCGGCCCCCCTATGGCCGATGGAGAAGTCGGTCCGGTAAAATGGTCCGTCTTTGCATTGCATCAGGCGATCCTTCAGCTTTCCTTCGTCCATACCCTCCACCAGATAGAAGGGACGCGGACCGAGATCTACTCTGCCGTCTCTCATATCGTTACTACTGTAGTTATCATCGACACCTTCGTAAGAATAAGAGTCCTGGTCCGCATGGGACATGGTGACAAAACAGGTGCCAGCCACGGCCAATGCCAAGGCTATTATGGTGATATTTTTCATTCGCAGACCTCCCAATGAAGTTTGTCATTACCAATAGCTTTGAAATCACTTTTCCGCCTGTACCAGATTGAATGCTCAAAATTTCCCGCCTGCGGAACCCAAAACAAATAGCCGAAATGCCCAACCACCCCCTTTCTCTACGACGTCCTGAGACCATCCCAAGGGATTTCCTCCGGCTTATCTGATCAATGGCCAAGATATCTCAGAGAGATCGCGGATCACCTGCAAGACCTGGATCAGGCTGATAGCATGCCCTCCAGTTTATGCTGGCCGCCCTTTCTAGTTCCTTGACAATGAATTTTAAAATGCCCTTATTACAAGACGATGATGATTAAATTACAATTTTGATATACCTGAATCCGTGAGGTGTGGTTGGGCGAGCTGAGTTGCGGGCATGGCGACCCCATTTTGAGCGGTCGAGGATGCCCTGTTTCAGCCGGTTCCTCGAATCATCGACTCTCGAGTGGCCGAAAAGCGCTCATGACGGTGCTCTTTCAGCTGTTTTCGGGCATACCTCACCCCCTTTCAATGTGAACATAGAAAACATAGAATAGGTCCAGGCTCTTGCAACGACTGCCCTTTACCCTACCCTGGGCAAAATTTGAGATACACGCTCCGAAAGGCTTGAAAAGCGGGACAATGCCGACCGAACTGGAGCTTCAGCCGACGACCGCTTCGGATCACGCGCCCTGCCAGATAGATCAGCTCCTGGATCACGGTCTTCACGCGACGCCGCTTGGCCTGATGCCGTACAGGCGAAAAATCGGCCAGAAGCCCGTTTTGCCCCAGGATGCGCAAGAGGTTGTAAGCCAGTCCGCCCAGGGTCAACACCAGCGCATTGGTGGCAAACTTTCCGGAGGGCAGTCGCTCCAGGTCCAAATCGGACTTGATCTCGCTGTGAAACTGCTCGCTCAGGCCCCGTTTCTCGTACAACCAGATCACTTCATCCTCGTGGACGCAAAGCGACGTCCACCAGCCCTCCAGCGTGATATCGGGCTGAATCAGCATTTGCCCCTTGGCATCCGATATCCTCTCGGTGACCCGGATCACCAGCCGAAACCGATAGCTTCTTCCTCCATAGTGTCGCGTCACCCACGTGCTGAAGATCGCCACTTTCTTGCCGGGCCGGGGCTCACTCACACGGCCTTCCCTGAAGGCCCGATCACGCCAGTAAAAGACGTTCGCCCTGCGTGGATTCCATCGGACGATGAAGCTCACATTGGGATGTCGGCGAAGCTCCACAAGCGTTTCCAGAGCATCGTGAGCCGAGTCCGTTCGCACCAAGAGGCGCTTGCGGGTGATCTTCTGGGCATACACCAACACCTTGCGCAAAAAGTCCACAAATCCGTTCTCGGAATGCTGAGACCCTGGACGAAGCTCAATGCCCAGACACCATCCCTCCTCGCTGAGGTAGGCCCCGATGGGCGCGTACCCGTCGTAGTTCTGGTACGTCCGCGACACCCCTTCTTTCTTGGTGTCGGAATTGTCCAGGCAGAAGACATCCAGGTCCAAAGCCACATGCCCCGTGGGAAGAGCCGTTACGGGAACCTGGGTCCTCTTGAGCAGTTCGATGTTAGCGGCTTCCGCAAGCCGTTGGAAAGCTTTCGCTTGCCTGTCGAAGCGCTGTCGCAAGGTTTCCTGCGAAGGGACCTTTTGGATGTCCAGAGCCTCTTTGAACCAGTCATCGCCGGAGACCCCCTCAGCGGCTTCAAAGTCGCTCTTACCCAGACACAGAAGCCCCAGATAGGTCTTGACCACATCCGCATGAGAGATCATGGGCCGCCCTGGAACTTCCTTTTCCAACCGCTCGCACAAGTCCGTGTAGCCGTTGATCAGATTGCCCACAAGGACCAGGCCCGCGTGTTCGCTGTAGAAGGCTTTCGAAGATTGTTCAATTTCGATTCTCTTCATGGGTGCACCTGCCGGGTGAAAGTTTGACAGGAGACCATATAGCATAAAAGCGGATGAAATTCAATAGGATATCTGCGATATGATAGTTTTATCTATAGACGCAATCTCACGGATTCAGGGATATATTTAGAATTTATTTAGGAAATGAATGGGGGGAACTCTGTGTTCGAGTGGATTGCGTTTTATTCACGCCGATAAACAAACGAGGCTCATGGTCATGGTGATTGTCAAGATACTGGTACGCATCCAACCAAGGTTCAACCGCCATATTGGCATCTCGTAGTGACAACCGAAAATTGACCATCTGTGACAACCGAATTTTGACCACCGTGAGCTCTGCTTGGTTTAGGATGACATGGGGCTTGCCACCCTGCCATTGAATTTTCTGGGAGGCGTTTGCCGGATGCGGGGCACCCCTTCCTCAAAGTTGCCTGATCCAGGGTCTCTGGGTCCCTCGCGTGTGTACAGCTTTCTCGCTCATGTGGCCGCGGTGTGCGGCTTGGGGTTTTACTTCCGCCCGGCAACGATCTGAGCCGCGCAGGGCCGCCGAGAATGGGTCCAACCGAGACTCGTCGGAGGCGGCCCGAAGCGGCGGCTCTAGGCGACACTTTGATGGGTAGGTCTTTGCTCCGTGTGTTTGGCTTTGGACCTCAGGCTCTGTTTGAGGCGGTAACTTTCCCAGCTGCAGTGGATGATATGGGCTTTGTGGGTGAGACGGTCCAACAGGGCGGCCGTCATAGTTGGATCCCCAAACACCTGGGTCCAATCGGCAAACCCAAGGTTCGTGGTGATGATCACGGAGCCTTTCTCGTGGCGTTCCGCCAAGACCTGGAACAACAACTCCGAACCTTCTTTGGAAAACGGAATGTAGGCCAGTTCATCCAGGATCAGCAGATCGTAGCGAACGTATTTTTGGATCAAACGCTGCAGTGCTCTTTGTTCTCTGGCCTCCACCAGTTCGTTGACCAGCCCGTAGCAGGTCACAAACCGGGTCCGATAGTTTTGCCGGCAGGCCTCGATCCCCAGGGCTGTCGCCATATGGGTCTTGCCGTTATGGAAAGCTTTCCATAACGATGAAACGCGCATCCAAACTGTAATAGGCCTTAAACTTCGAAAAGGCTTCCTGTTGCTGACGATCTTTGCCCCGCATGACCTTGCGAACCGCTGCTGTCAAGTTGTCGTAGATCAGAATCGGGAAAACTCCCCCGAAAAACGCAAACGCTTGCTCATGGCCATCGAAAAACACCTGTTGGCGTTCGCAGGGATAGAACCGCACAAAGTGCTTGCCCGAATACTTGCTGCGCATGCAAAAAAACTTCAGACGCTGCGCCTCGCCCCCTATCAGCGCGATCGCACCGCCCCAATCCACCTCCCCTTCATAGCCCGCTTCGGGATCACAGGGTATGAACGTGCAGGATCCCGCCATCCCAAGCTGCATCTTGGCCAGCCTCACATACCGGCGCACCGTGGATTCACTGCCTTTAAAGCCCTGTTCTTCAATCAACCGATGGTAGATCCGACGCGCCGTATGCCTTTGCTTGCAAGGTTTATCCCGGTCACCCTCCAACCATCCGTCGATCACCGCCAGATGCTCCCCCAAGGCCGGAAACGCCTGATGCTCACGCTCCATGTATCCCCACGGTTCACCCCGAATGGCCTTCTTCACCGTATTACGGCAATGACCTGTCAGACGTGCCAGCTCGCTGATGCTCTTCCCGTACACTCGGTACCCCGTCCTGATCAGTTCGTACTGGTCCATCTTGAGCACTCCTCTTCCTCCCTTCTCGTTGGCTTCTGTTCACGCCAACTTACCAGGAGGACAACCGCCCAAGATGGTCAATTTTCGGTTATCACTCGCCCCTTTTCCTGGTCACTTTTAGGTTATCAAAACCACTCGTTCGGACGCAAACTACGCTGCGCTTCGTTTGCGCCGCACCGCTTGGTTGTTCGGCCTGATAAGAAGAAAGGTGTATTATGGGAATAATGGCAAAATCGATGATAGCATACGCGCAACCGTTGCTCGACGCAACAGACGGATCACCCGAGCAGATGCAGAATGCACTCTCGATAGCGCAGATGTGCTGGAATCTCGCGTTGCTGCCTGAGACTGAACAAGAAGAGAGCATTGCCGTAATGCAAGCAGCGCTAAAGATGGAAGAGGCTGAATTTGCAGACTTTCGACACTCAGTCATCGTACCAATGATTGTGCGGCATCACGAGATGTTTCCCAACATGCCTCGGCTGGATTCACAGAGGACGGCATCGCTTCCACGGGAGGAGAAGTACCCAAGAACGGGACGTAATGCCCCTTGTCCGTGCAACAGTGGGAAGAAGTATAAACGTTGCTGTGGAAGGTGACGGCATTCGTGATCGCAGACAACCACGGATAGAGAACCGGGCCGAACAATTCACTCCAGCCGAGCGCTGAAAGCAGCGGCTGAGTATGTCATTGGGCGTCAAATGGAGCTAACGATGCATAAATCAGACTCGAGTGAGCGGTGGGAAGCTGAGGTGTACATTCTCCAGTTGCTGGAAGCGGAGTTGAATGCCGGATTCGATCCGGCTGCACAGCTGCCCATCACTTCACCCCTCGGGCGCGCTACACGCTCTTTGGAATACTGCATGATGTGATGCTCCCTCGCCCCTGAAATTATCAATCATAGATGAATTTAGATCGTGCGACAACTATCCTGACACAGGGGGCCAGGGCAATCGCACGTCATAAGGCTGGACATCTGGCTTCCAATGTGCCACACTACCTTGGTGACCCATAACCCAA
This is a stretch of genomic DNA from Desulfoglaeba alkanexedens ALDC. It encodes these proteins:
- a CDS encoding glycerophosphodiester phosphodiesterase family protein, translated to MKNITIIALALAVAGTCFVTMSHADQDSYSYEGVDDNYSSNDMRDGRVDLGPRPFYLVEGMDEGKLKDRLMQCKDGPFYRTDFSIGHRGAALQFPEHSDVSYMAAARMGAGIVECDVTFTKDGELVCRHSECDLHTTTNIVATPLNDKCTVPWTGPVDADHPAPMCCTSDLTLEEFKGLKAKMDASDPKATTPEGYLGGTAGWRTDLYTGRAHVMTFKESIAMNQALGVKHTPELKNATHQDRINAIFGGQEQYAQKFADTMEDAGVAPRDTWPQSFNLEDVFYWIDNTNYGKQAVYLLDYDTNKDDIIIQAPYDTMDRMEFFMMLKKRGVNIIAPPMPALLTLSSKGDIVPSKLAKHLKRMGFDIITWTLERSDLRHGASKAGYYYDFDPTGKAIRKDSDMYKALDVLAKEVKILGIFSDWPATVTYYDNCMGLNINRR
- a CDS encoding IS1380 family transposase, with protein sequence MKRIEIEQSSKAFYSEHAGLVLVGNLINGYTDLCERLEKEVPGRPMISHADVVKTYLGLLCLGKSDFEAAEGVSGDDWFKEALDIQKVPSQETLRQRFDRQAKAFQRLAEAANIELLKRTQVPVTALPTGHVALDLDVFCLDNSDTKKEGVSRTYQNYDGYAPIGAYLSEEGWCLGIELRPGSQHSENGFVDFLRKVLVYAQKITRKRLLVRTDSAHDALETLVELRRHPNVSFIVRWNPRRANVFYWRDRAFREGRVSEPRPGKKVAIFSTWVTRHYGGRSYRFRLVIRVTERISDAKGQMLIQPDITLEGWWTSLCVHEDEVIWLYEKRGLSEQFHSEIKSDLDLERLPSGKFATNALVLTLGGLAYNLLRILGQNGLLADFSPVRHQAKRRRVKTVIQELIYLAGRVIRSGRRLKLQFGRHCPAFQAFRSVYLKFCPG
- a CDS encoding ATP-binding protein, with translation MATALGIEACRQNYRTRFVTCYGLVNELVEAREQRALQRLIQKYVRYDLLILDELAYIPFSKEGSELLFQVLAERHEKGSVIITTNLGFADWTQVFGDPTMTAALLDRLTHKAHIIHCSWESYRLKQSLRSKAKHTEQRPTHQSVA
- a CDS encoding transposase, with the translated sequence MDQYELIRTGYRVYGKSISELARLTGHCRNTVKKAIRGEPWGYMEREHQAFPALGEHLAVIDGWLEGDRDKPCKQRHTARRIYHRLIEEQGFKGSESTVRRYVRLAKMQLGMAGSCTFIPCDPEAGYEGEVDWGGAIALIGGEAQRLKFFCMRSKYSGKHFVRFYPCERQQVFFDGHEQAFAFFGGVFPILIYDNLTAAVRKVMRGKDRQQQEAFSKFKAYYSLDARFIVMESFP
- a CDS encoding SEC-C metal-binding domain-containing protein, which gives rise to MPRLDSQRTASLPREEKYPRTGRNAPCPCNSGKKYKRCCGR